A window of the Vicinamibacterales bacterium genome harbors these coding sequences:
- a CDS encoding single-stranded DNA-binding protein has product MNSLNSILIEGTVVEDPKTETLPSGSLRCDFVIVSDRHFKQGDTLEKEVSRFDVEAWSKLGEHCSAQLRQGRACRVVGRLKQYRRIDADG; this is encoded by the coding sequence GTGAACTCACTCAACAGCATCTTGATTGAGGGCACCGTCGTGGAAGATCCCAAAACAGAAACACTACCGAGCGGTAGTCTCCGGTGCGATTTCGTCATTGTCTCGGATCGGCATTTCAAGCAGGGCGACACCCTCGAAAAAGAGGTTAGCCGCTTCGACGTGGAAGCGTGGTCGAAGCTCGGCGAGCATTGCTCGGCGCAATTGCGACAGGGCCGGGCTTGCCGCGTGGTCGGGAGACTCAAGCAATACCGCAGAATCGACGCGGATGGCA